GGGCGTTGCCCTGGGCTACGCTAGGCCGCACCTTTGGTGCTGGGGGATGGGGGGGGGCGGTTGGGACGACGGGCTGCGCCGTGCCTATCTGCCAATGCAATGCGAAAGCAGGCACCTCTCGAGGCAGGAATTTGTCAATTATTTGCAAGCTGAACTCATTCCTATCTCACTGTCATTTACTTAATTGTGTCGAGATTCTCAAGATTCATCGGCCCAGAGAAATTACGTGAGTAAAAGTTGTGCCACCGGGAGCTATCTAAGCGCTTATGGCCGGCTAATACGGATTCACGCAATATTTTCGCATCTGCTATTCCCGTAATAGTAGCAAGACTTTGAAAGTTTTTGTGTTGTGCTGCTCTGATGAAGAATGGGAATTCCGAAGAGAATTCAGCGTAGTGCATCAACTGGGGATACCATTGCGTTTCTGGTGTTATGAAAGCCATTAACAAAGTTAACAGATCTGCTTGGATGATATCGGAAAATGGGAGATCTTTTCGTGTTGCGTGACGTTTGATTAATGCAGCCGCAGGACTGTAAAGCGTATGTCCTTTGGGGGCCAAGACAGCGTTTAAGGTTCCTGAGCTGCTATAAAAATCGTCGAACTTGTTAAAGCGTTCGGATCCATACCGATCCGTCGATGGACGGAGATAATGAGACGTATATATATTGTTTAAGTCGCTATAAGCGCGAGTTTTTATCAGCGAGGCTATTATGTAAAGAAAAGTCTCATAGACAAATAGCTTGGCAGCCTCAAACCATACTTCGTTCCATGTTGTCACTTCTTCCGGGCGAGCTTTAATTTCGAGGAGGCGTTCAAGCAAATATATTAATGACTCACTAAAGTCACTCGATGGAGTTGTCCCTGCCTCGAGTAAGACCCAATCTACAATTAGGTCACGAATTGGGATGAGTTTGGCACAATCCTCCAAAACCTTTTCTCCAAAATTGTTCAGGTTAGGTTCTTTCCTGACTCGCATTGCGTCAGCATATGCGATGCACTGATCGAGAAACTCTGAACGATACATTCTAAGGCCTGGCTTTCCCTGAAGTATTGCTTGTCGCAAAGTGGAAAATTTAGCGAGGGCGGGTGTGCTTGGGACCTTGCTTTCCTGGGTAATGAAAGCTGGTGCTTTTCCAAGCTGCGGCTTTTCGTGAAGTGGTTTCCCATATAAAAGCCGGACCAATCTCTCCCAATTACTGTTGACAGCTTCAGGGCTTGAGAAGTCTATCCAAATACGTGTTTCCAAAAACACAGGCAAGCATGGGTTGTCGGAATCTTTGAAATCACAGACGATGGGAATAAACTTAGATTGTTCGACTTTCTCGTAAACTTCTTTCGAGATGATCTGTGACTCAGTGCCAACCCCTTTTCGACGAGTGTTAGCTTTGTCAGTATATGACTTGTCAGATATCACAAGAACATGTGTGACTTCTGCGTCTGTTACCATGCGTTCCATGAACGCATATTTGTCCTGTCCTTCCTTGAGGTCATAGAGGTCCAGCACAACATTGATGCCGTCAGCGAGTAATCGATCCGCCCATTCTTTTACTCGTTCCTGGTGCGACTGACTTGCCCAACTGTAAGAAATAAAAACTTTCGGCGTCATATGATTGCTCGGATTTAATGCTATTAGATTGCAAATTGATTCAATCAAACAAAATTAAATCATAAGTTTATTGCTTAATTTACAATGTGCGAAATTGGGATTTTGCAGTGACTGCTTGGCAATCACGGCAATTGTTTTTATACAAAAACAAAAAACGCCTTCCCCATCACGGAGAAGGCGTTCGTTGTTTCTAGATGCTTCCTTGGCCTGAGGGCTCGATGGTGCGCTTTCGCGCTTCACCTTACAGCCCCGCAATCGGGTGCAGGTTGTCTTTGCACCACTGGCCGTTCTGCTTGGTCACGCCATCGGGATCGTCCACGGCGCAGTGGGCTTCGTCTTCGCAGATGATCCAGCCGGAGTAGTTGCGGGCGACGAGCCATTCGGTGATCTTGTGGAAGTCGAGCTTGCCGGTACCCATCTGGGCCCAGGGCTCGGCGCCGTTGCCGGAGAAGTCCTTGTAGTGAATGTGGTTCACCAAGTGCTGCCACTTGTTGAGGGTGGCGATGACGTCCATGCCGCCGCGAATGATGTGGCCCACGTCGGGGGTCCAGCCGGTGACTTTGGGGTCGAGGCTGCTGAGGACGACGTCGTAGTCTTCCTGAGTGCGGACGAGGGAGGCGGGCGGGGAGTTGGGGTGGTAGGAGCAGACGAGGCCGGCATCGTGCGCGCGCTGGGAGACGGCGTTGATGTTTTTGGCCACGTTGAGGCGGCGCTTCTGCAGGTCCTTGGTGCGGCCGGAGGGCAGAGTCACGGTGCCGAGCATGGCGCCGGGGAAGTGCTTGAGGTAGTTGATGGTGAAGTCGGCGGCTTCACGCTCGTTGGGGGCTTCGGTTTCGCCGTCCCAGGCGCAGACGAGGGCCAGGCCGCAGAGCTTCATGTTGTACTGCTGCAGGGTGTCCTTCATTTTGATGGGGTCGATCTGCGGGCCAAGCCAGTACTTGGAGCAGCCGAGGGCGCTCTGGGAGATCTCCAGCACCATCGGTTCGATGCCGGTGAAGCCTGCTTCTGAGGCGACCTTGATCATGTGGTCGAGCTTGTTGTCGTAGCCTTTGCCGGTCCCCTGCATGAACCAGGTGTAGACCTCGGAGCCGAATTGGATTTTGCCCATGGGTGGTGTGTGGTTGTTGGATTTTGCGTTTCTAGATGGAAATCACCCCGGCCTGTTTTTTAGAGAAAAGAAACCGGAGGCGCGGCATTGGAGACGAACGAGCGCGGACTGTCCAGTGGCAAAGTGGTGCGTGTAGTGCGAAGGTAGGGGCGCTGTGGGGACGTTCGTTTTTGCCGCAGGGGGGCAGAGAGGCAGAGGGGGCGGAGGTTTGGAACTTCCCAAATCAAAAATCGATGGCTCGACAATCGTCAATCTTTCCGGCTCCAGAGCGTCCTGGCCGCACGTGATTGACGATCCATCCTACGCAGTTCCTGCTACGGAGGACACGTTGTCGAACAATCGATTGCCGATTTGAGAGGTGCCGATCGCAGCCCTCACGGTGCCTCCGGCGGCGGGGGCAGTCCGGCGGGGATGTCGGGGGTGTCACGGTGGCGGATGTCGTGGGCGATCTCGGCGATGACGTTGGTGCTCTCGTGCCGCTTGGTTTTGGTGAGCTTGAGCGGCAGGCGCAGGGTGCCGCGTGTGAGGCCGCTGCGGCGCATCACGGCCACCTCGGCCTCCAGGGTGATCTGGCGCTGCTTGCGGTCGTCCAGCTTGATGTAGGGGCCCAGCAGGAGGGTGGCGCGGGTGGTGGTGGCGGTCTGGGTGGGGGCAAAGGTGGGGCGGCCCATGAAGCCACGGGGCTGCATGGCGGCATCAAAGCCCTCCGTGCCGGTGAGGCGCAGGCTTTTGACCTCAAACCACTGCTGATCCCCCGGCTGGCCAAAGGCGTGCAGGCGCACCTGGTAGGGGCCCACCTCGGAGATCAGGGCACCGCCCACCACCATGGCGCTGAGGGCCACGCCGGACTCGGTGCCCTTGGGGATGAATTCTGCCCGGAAGGCCGCGCCGCCCACCTGGGGAGCGGGGCCGGTGGCCTGGTAGTCGTAGTGCGTGGTGTAGGTGTGGATGCAGCTGGGCAGCAGCAGCAGGGCCAGTGAGCAGAGCAGGAGGCGCATGCCGCCAGATAGCAGGCGGGTGGAGGGCGAAGCGAGCGCGAAATGCGGGCAAAACTTCAGAAAACTAAAATAACCAGCAGCATTGACATTATTTGCAATATTCAATATAATTACAATAACATGCCCTTCCCTCGTCTTCTCACCCTGCTCGCCGCTCTGGCCCTGCCTCTGGGCACGGCACAGGCGCTGACATGGAATGAGACGCTGAATGGGGAACTGTCTGGCAATGGCAACTCCCCTACCCTGGTGGGCACCCTGGACCCGGGGGACAATTTCTTCTCCGGCACCATGGGCTCCCTGGGCGGCACCGGGCCGCTGGACGCCGACATCTGGAATTTCACCATCGCACCGGGATACGCGCTCACAGGCATCAATCTGTACGGCTACTCCGCAGCCAGCGGCAGTCTCACCAATGAGTCCTTCATGGCCATCGCCAACGGGGGCACCATCAATACCTCCGACCCCTCCCTGCACCTGAGCAATGCGCTCTGGGG
The sequence above is drawn from the Prosthecobacter vanneervenii genome and encodes:
- a CDS encoding toll/interleukin-1 receptor domain-containing protein produces the protein MTPKVFISYSWASQSHQERVKEWADRLLADGINVVLDLYDLKEGQDKYAFMERMVTDAEVTHVLVISDKSYTDKANTRRKGVGTESQIISKEVYEKVEQSKFIPIVCDFKDSDNPCLPVFLETRIWIDFSSPEAVNSNWERLVRLLYGKPLHEKPQLGKAPAFITQESKVPSTPALAKFSTLRQAILQGKPGLRMYRSEFLDQCIAYADAMRVRKEPNLNNFGEKVLEDCAKLIPIRDLIVDWVLLEAGTTPSSDFSESLIYLLERLLEIKARPEEVTTWNEVWFEAAKLFVYETFLYIIASLIKTRAYSDLNNIYTSHYLRPSTDRYGSERFNKFDDFYSSSGTLNAVLAPKGHTLYSPAAALIKRHATRKDLPFSDIIQADLLTLLMAFITPETQWYPQLMHYAEFSSEFPFFIRAAQHKNFQSLATITGIADAKILRESVLAGHKRLDSSRWHNFYSRNFSGPMNLENLDTIK
- a CDS encoding PEP-CTERM sorting domain-containing protein (PEP-CTERM proteins occur, often in large numbers, in the proteomes of bacteria that also encode an exosortase, a predicted intramembrane cysteine proteinase. The presence of a PEP-CTERM domain at a protein's C-terminus predicts cleavage within the sorting domain, followed by covalent anchoring to some some component of the (usually Gram-negative) cell surface. Many PEP-CTERM proteins exhibit an unusual sequence composition that includes large numbers of potential glycosylation sites. Expression of one such protein has been shown restore the ability of a bacterium to form floc, a type of biofilm.); translation: MPFPRLLTLLAALALPLGTAQALTWNETLNGELSGNGNSPTLVGTLDPGDNFFSGTMGSLGGTGPLDADIWNFTIAPGYALTGINLYGYSAASGSLTNESFMAIANGGTINTSDPSLHLSNALWGYATDGFGNTYNDLLALLDAGPDFGGIGFNGPLPAGNYTFWIQEGSDQITYNIDFVTSPVPEPGSALLLGTAGLWLLRRRRR
- a CDS encoding sugar phosphate isomerase/epimerase family protein, translated to MGKIQFGSEVYTWFMQGTGKGYDNKLDHMIKVASEAGFTGIEPMVLEISQSALGCSKYWLGPQIDPIKMKDTLQQYNMKLCGLALVCAWDGETEAPNEREAADFTINYLKHFPGAMLGTVTLPSGRTKDLQKRRLNVAKNINAVSQRAHDAGLVCSYHPNSPPASLVRTQEDYDVVLSSLDPKVTGWTPDVGHIIRGGMDVIATLNKWQHLVNHIHYKDFSGNGAEPWAQMGTGKLDFHKITEWLVARNYSGWIICEDEAHCAVDDPDGVTKQNGQWCKDNLHPIAGL